From Fibrobacter sp. UWR3, one genomic window encodes:
- a CDS encoding bifunctional diguanylate cyclase/phosphodiesterase, translating to MKLFDEHKILRFALLFACFMFAAFVPDILHFSGHVMAFVPYFVAIIFIAYLALFYSFPTVGNRKKMRTDVEIPTKVDTEPVRDFQKDLHEQSELHQMMIDVSHEGFWTFNVSTGKVYWSNLVAELIGAKELLEDSFSALESYVMESDWVAFREKFMKALETGEDFSEVLRLSSPMKGKPEEIMIAGRLQMDSENRPIRVIGSITASDTSAIAREKYYYAYQDALTGVYNRKFFLEKLKVDVDMAAQKPGYTFGVALLDIDSFGAINASYSINFGDNVLRVVAERIKATCGKNDVLARIGPDVFAVILHDIQGSEVREDLLAKVKQIHTKIKAPIQLDGSELFVSASMAVVLNSDVDCVEDILASANAVLRNLKKSGQHGGIQFVTGGIREKAMKLYKLEYEIRRAIQAQEFVLMYQPIIDIASGDRIVGFEALVRWNNSEHGIVSPAEFIPLAEETGLIVPMGALILKMACIQTKKWVDLGFKDIRVAVNFSAKQFAMESMVDDVKRVLAETNLNPRNLKLEITEYTATCEVEKAADIMRKLSCMGVQISIDDFGTGYSSLSYLKHLPVHTLKMDKSFVDHVADDEEDAAFAKMVIGIAKSLNLELIAEGVETEEQLEFLRSEGCRNIQGFYFSVPLSPEDALKYMEAHYAGGAVPAGAAAQIA from the coding sequence ATGAAACTTTTTGACGAACACAAAATCCTCCGTTTTGCGCTCCTGTTCGCGTGCTTTATGTTCGCGGCGTTTGTTCCCGATATTCTGCATTTTTCGGGGCATGTGATGGCGTTTGTCCCCTATTTTGTTGCAATCATCTTTATTGCGTACCTGGCCCTGTTCTACTCGTTCCCGACGGTAGGTAACCGCAAGAAGATGCGTACCGACGTGGAAATCCCGACGAAGGTGGATACCGAGCCCGTTCGCGATTTCCAGAAGGACCTGCACGAGCAGAGCGAACTCCACCAGATGATGATCGACGTGTCGCACGAGGGCTTCTGGACATTTAACGTTTCGACGGGGAAGGTGTACTGGTCCAACCTCGTGGCGGAACTGATTGGCGCGAAGGAACTTCTCGAGGACTCGTTCTCGGCGCTCGAGTCTTACGTGATGGAGAGTGACTGGGTCGCGTTCAGGGAAAAGTTCATGAAGGCGCTCGAGACGGGCGAGGACTTTTCCGAGGTGCTCCGGCTTTCTTCGCCGATGAAGGGCAAGCCCGAAGAGATTATGATTGCGGGACGCCTGCAGATGGATTCCGAAAACAGGCCTATCCGCGTTATCGGTTCCATAACCGCAAGTGACACGTCTGCCATTGCCCGCGAAAAGTACTACTACGCCTACCAGGATGCGCTTACGGGTGTTTATAACCGCAAGTTCTTCCTTGAAAAGCTCAAGGTCGACGTGGACATGGCCGCCCAGAAACCGGGATACACCTTTGGCGTGGCGCTCCTCGATATCGACAGTTTCGGGGCGATAAACGCATCCTATTCCATCAACTTTGGCGATAACGTGTTGCGCGTGGTTGCCGAGCGCATCAAGGCGACCTGCGGCAAGAACGACGTTCTGGCGCGTATCGGGCCCGATGTTTTCGCGGTCATTTTGCACGATATCCAGGGTAGCGAAGTGCGCGAGGACCTGCTTGCGAAGGTGAAGCAGATTCACACGAAAATTAAGGCGCCTATCCAGCTGGACGGTAGCGAGCTCTTTGTGAGTGCGTCGATGGCGGTTGTCTTGAATAGTGATGTGGACTGTGTTGAGGATATCCTCGCGAGTGCGAATGCAGTGCTTCGCAACCTGAAGAAGAGCGGGCAGCATGGCGGAATCCAGTTCGTGACGGGCGGCATCCGCGAGAAGGCGATGAAGCTCTACAAGCTCGAGTACGAAATCCGCCGCGCCATCCAGGCCCAGGAATTCGTGCTGATGTACCAGCCCATTATAGATATCGCTAGCGGGGACCGGATTGTCGGTTTCGAGGCGCTTGTCCGCTGGAACAATTCCGAGCACGGGATTGTTTCTCCGGCAGAATTCATCCCGCTGGCCGAAGAGACCGGGCTCATTGTGCCGATGGGTGCGCTTATCCTCAAGATGGCGTGCATCCAGACCAAGAAGTGGGTGGATCTGGGGTTCAAGGACATCCGCGTTGCGGTGAACTTCTCGGCAAAGCAGTTTGCGATGGAATCGATGGTCGACGACGTGAAGCGCGTGCTCGCCGAGACGAACCTGAACCCGCGTAACCTGAAACTCGAGATTACCGAGTACACGGCGACCTGCGAGGTGGAGAAGGCGGCGGACATCATGCGCAAACTTTCGTGCATGGGCGTGCAGATTTCCATCGATGACTTTGGCACGGGCTACAGCAGCCTTTCTTACCTGAAGCACTTGCCGGTGCATACGCTCAAGATGGACAAGTCGTTCGTGGACCACGTCGCCGACGACGAGGAAGATGCGGCATTCGCGAAGATGGTTATCGGGATTGCGAAGTCCCTAAATCTGGAACTGATTGCCGAGGGCGTAGAAACTGAGGAACAGCTGGAATTCCTGCGGAGCGAGGGCTGCCGTAACATTCAGGGATTCTACTTTAGTGTTCCGCTTTCGCCCGAAGATGCGCTTAAGTACATGGAGGCGCACTACGCGGGCGGTGCAGTGCCTGCAGGTGCGGCTGCGCAGATAGCCTAG
- the gdhA gene encoding NADP-specific glutamate dehydrogenase, with product MAIKNAYLQKVYDKVVARDPDQALFHQAVREFLESLDPVLEQDKSWETNGVIDRLVEPERVITFRVPWLDDKGNVQVNRGYRVQFNSAIGPYKGGIRLRNEVTLSMLKFLGFEQIFKNSLTTLPMGGGKGGSDFDPKGKSDNEVMRFCQSFMTELCKHVGADTDVPAGDQGTGAREIGYMFGQYKRIRNEFVGVLTGKGLSYGGSLARTEATGYGLCYFTREMLKDLANDSFEGKTVVISGSGNVAQFACQKATQLGGKVVTMSDSNGYVYDPNGINLDVVLELKNVKRARISEYAKLVPGSEYHEGSKGVWTVKCDIALPCATQNELDLDGAKALIANGVKAVAEGANMPSTPEAIEAFQKAGVLFGPAKAANAGGVATSGLEMSQNSERLSWTFEEVDKKLEGIMKSIYAAASSAAVKYGQKGNLVMGANIAGFLKVADAMKWQGAV from the coding sequence ATGGCAATCAAGAATGCTTACCTTCAGAAAGTCTATGACAAGGTCGTCGCCCGCGATCCGGACCAGGCCCTCTTCCATCAGGCTGTCCGCGAATTCCTCGAATCCCTCGACCCCGTCCTCGAACAGGACAAGTCCTGGGAAACCAACGGCGTGATCGACCGCCTCGTCGAACCGGAACGCGTGATTACCTTCCGCGTACCTTGGCTCGATGACAAGGGTAACGTTCAGGTGAACCGTGGCTACCGCGTGCAGTTCAACTCCGCCATCGGCCCGTACAAGGGCGGTATCCGTCTCCGTAATGAAGTTACGCTTTCCATGCTGAAGTTCCTCGGCTTCGAACAGATCTTCAAGAACAGCCTCACCACGCTCCCCATGGGCGGCGGCAAGGGCGGTTCCGACTTCGACCCCAAGGGCAAGAGCGACAACGAAGTGATGCGTTTCTGCCAGTCCTTCATGACTGAACTCTGCAAGCACGTCGGTGCCGACACGGACGTTCCGGCTGGTGACCAGGGTACTGGCGCTCGCGAAATCGGTTACATGTTCGGTCAGTACAAGCGCATCCGCAACGAATTTGTGGGCGTTCTCACCGGTAAGGGCCTCTCCTACGGTGGCTCTCTCGCCCGTACCGAAGCTACTGGCTACGGCCTCTGCTACTTCACCCGCGAAATGCTCAAGGACCTCGCCAACGACTCCTTCGAAGGCAAGACTGTGGTGATTTCCGGTTCCGGTAACGTTGCCCAGTTCGCATGCCAGAAGGCTACTCAGCTCGGTGGCAAGGTCGTGACCATGTCCGACTCCAACGGCTACGTCTACGACCCGAACGGCATCAACCTCGACGTCGTTCTCGAACTCAAGAACGTGAAGCGCGCCCGCATCAGCGAATACGCCAAGCTCGTTCCGGGTTCTGAATACCACGAAGGTTCTAAGGGTGTTTGGACGGTCAAGTGCGACATCGCTCTTCCGTGCGCTACCCAGAACGAACTCGACCTCGACGGTGCCAAGGCTCTTATCGCTAACGGCGTGAAGGCCGTTGCCGAAGGTGCTAACATGCCGTCTACTCCGGAAGCTATCGAAGCCTTCCAGAAGGCTGGCGTTCTCTTTGGACCTGCCAAGGCTGCTAACGCTGGTGGCGTGGCAACATCGGGTCTCGAAATGTCCCAGAACTCCGAACGTCTCTCCTGGACCTTCGAAGAAGTGGACAAGAAGCTCGAAGGCATCATGAAGAGCATCTACGCCGCTGCTTCCTCTGCCGCTGTCAAGTACGGCCAGAAGGGCAACCTCGTGATGGGTGCAAACATCGCTGGCTTCCTCAAGGTTGCCGATGCCATGAAGTGGCAGGGCGCTGTGTAA
- a CDS encoding patatin family protein: MKAGLVLEGGSRQTMFSAGVLDTWFDEGIDFNYVAGVSAGAHAAVNFITRQQGRLKFIVLPTRLQEGKKWASKFIGIQKEFHALNYLAADGKMPLDFEAYRNSKIEFEIGLTCCETGRAEFKSERQDKKRLLDLISASCALPMIFPMASLDGKHYADGCITVPIPYERAFEKGCDKVVAVSTHYPGEAVTDFRKYRAILNPMYKRKYPELFRALMVRLKRYEKMFVQMEKLEKEGRLFLVRPLIELCDQFDTDMDKMNESYEHGVEMAKRRMDDLKAFLEL; encoded by the coding sequence GTGAAGGCGGGGTTGGTGCTGGAAGGAGGCTCGCGCCAGACGATGTTCAGCGCAGGAGTGCTGGACACCTGGTTCGACGAGGGTATAGACTTCAATTACGTTGCGGGCGTTTCCGCCGGTGCGCACGCGGCGGTGAACTTCATTACCCGCCAGCAGGGAAGGCTCAAGTTTATCGTTCTCCCGACACGCCTGCAAGAGGGCAAAAAATGGGCGAGCAAGTTTATCGGAATCCAGAAGGAATTTCACGCATTGAATTACCTCGCGGCCGACGGCAAGATGCCGCTCGATTTCGAGGCCTACCGGAATTCCAAGATTGAATTCGAAATCGGTCTCACCTGCTGTGAGACCGGCCGCGCCGAGTTCAAGTCCGAAAGGCAAGACAAGAAGCGCCTTCTGGACCTGATTAGCGCGAGCTGCGCCCTCCCGATGATTTTCCCGATGGCATCTCTCGACGGCAAGCACTACGCCGACGGCTGCATTACGGTCCCTATCCCGTATGAGCGCGCCTTCGAGAAGGGCTGCGACAAGGTGGTGGCTGTTTCGACGCATTACCCGGGCGAGGCCGTGACGGATTTCCGCAAGTACCGCGCAATCCTCAACCCGATGTACAAGCGCAAGTACCCCGAACTTTTCCGCGCCCTGATGGTGCGTCTCAAGCGTTACGAGAAGATGTTCGTGCAGATGGAGAAACTCGAGAAGGAGGGGAGGCTGTTCCTGGTTCGCCCCCTCATAGAACTGTGCGACCAGTTCGATACCGACATGGACAAGATGAACGAGTCCTACGAGCACGGAGTCGAGATGGCGAAGCGCCGCATGGACGACCTGAAGGCCTTCCTCGAACTCTAA